The following proteins are encoded in a genomic region of [Eubacterium] hominis:
- a CDS encoding aminoacyltransferase translates to MSQRKLMQISEEEYDQFINTQESNNFLNSIYAGKKLTIDGWHVEYVGLKEENNVVGAALLISRNIKVGNYFYAPRGFVIDFKNEELVKDFVTQLKAYLKSNKGVYLKIDPYVFYQVRDKDGVEKENAQKNDLVIALLKSLGFEHDGFTVGYDESRQCRWMSVLFLDGKTKEQALKEMNSQTRQNIKNTIKNGIKVRKLAYDELHILDEIVNATSERRGFSNLSLDYYQNEYKAFGEHACAYYAYLDLDDYYARIVSEREKEEETIRAADEVLKDNPHSKNSTSRKKTALQHLESLEKREQDYNELKKDFDHEVPLAASLFIMYGKEIIYLTSGSYDQYKRFKGPYALQWYMIQKAIDEGYSMYNFYGISGYFEKDQDGFGVFDFKRGFNAEIVELIGDFTLPISSTKLALYNALKKVKH, encoded by the coding sequence AAAGCTGACCATTGATGGATGGCATGTAGAATATGTTGGTTTAAAAGAAGAAAACAATGTTGTAGGTGCCGCATTATTAATATCAAGAAATATCAAAGTGGGAAATTATTTCTATGCCCCAAGAGGCTTTGTGATTGACTTCAAGAACGAAGAACTTGTAAAAGACTTTGTGACACAGTTAAAGGCATATTTAAAATCTAATAAAGGTGTTTATTTAAAAATCGATCCATATGTTTTCTATCAGGTACGTGATAAAGATGGTGTAGAAAAAGAAAACGCCCAGAAAAACGATTTGGTCATCGCATTATTAAAATCCTTAGGATTTGAACATGATGGTTTCACAGTTGGGTATGATGAATCAAGACAATGCCGCTGGATGTCTGTTTTATTCTTAGATGGAAAAACCAAGGAACAGGCACTAAAAGAAATGAATTCACAAACACGTCAAAACATAAAAAATACCATCAAAAATGGTATCAAGGTACGTAAACTCGCCTATGATGAATTACACATTCTAGATGAAATCGTCAATGCCACAAGTGAGCGCAGAGGCTTCTCTAATTTATCTTTAGACTATTATCAAAACGAATATAAAGCATTTGGTGAACATGCATGTGCCTATTATGCATATCTGGATTTAGATGATTATTATGCACGTATCGTTAGTGAACGTGAAAAAGAAGAAGAAACCATTCGTGCAGCGGATGAAGTATTAAAAGATAATCCACATTCCAAAAACAGCACTTCACGTAAGAAAACAGCACTGCAGCATTTAGAATCATTAGAAAAACGTGAACAGGATTATAACGAATTAAAGAAAGACTTCGATCATGAAGTACCACTTGCGGCTTCTTTATTCATTATGTATGGCAAAGAAATCATTTATCTGACCAGTGGTTCTTATGATCAATATAAACGCTTCAAAGGGCCATATGCGTTACAATGGTATATGATACAAAAAGCAATTGATGAAGGTTATTCTATGTATAACTTCTATGGTATCAGTGGATACTTTGAAAAAGATCAAGATGGCTTTGGTGTATTTGATTTCAAGCGTGGATTTAACGCAGAAATTGTTGAATTGATTGGAGATTTCACATTACCGATTTCCTCCACAAAACTTGCGTTATACAATGCATTAAAAAAAGTTAAACATTAA
- a CDS encoding PHP domain-containing protein: MIPFDLHMHSNYSADGEFTPKELIQIAKDRHLKCVALSDHNCMLGVDTMIEEGKQAGIQVIPAIEFSTLFQPDIECHLLGYHFDYHKDYFTTLHEQTQKLSDDAFLLRVKKFKETYHIDFDEEKIIKDSNGENPWFMLCDTIFNDPKNADIEDFKDYRAGGKRSNPAPVNFFWDKCQKGSPLYVHVEYPSFKDTVQLIHDAGGIAVLAHPFATFYQKEALLDLAVSYGIDGIEAYSNYHEPKHNHYYADYAKKHNLLITCGSDFHGKHKPSIHMGDVGEEVENADEILQKFLEAIKVNQ, from the coding sequence ATGATACCATTTGATTTACATATGCATTCAAACTATAGCGCAGATGGTGAATTTACGCCAAAAGAGCTGATACAGATTGCGAAGGATCGCCATTTAAAATGTGTGGCATTGAGTGATCATAACTGTATGTTAGGTGTAGATACTATGATCGAAGAAGGAAAACAGGCAGGTATACAGGTGATTCCCGCAATAGAGTTTTCCACATTATTTCAACCAGATATCGAATGTCATTTGTTGGGATACCATTTTGATTATCATAAAGATTATTTTACAACCTTACATGAACAAACTCAAAAGTTGTCTGATGATGCATTCTTGTTAAGGGTGAAGAAGTTTAAAGAAACGTATCATATAGATTTTGATGAAGAAAAGATTATCAAAGACAGCAATGGTGAAAATCCATGGTTTATGTTGTGTGATACGATCTTTAATGATCCTAAGAATGCGGATATCGAAGATTTTAAAGATTATCGAGCTGGAGGAAAACGTAGTAATCCTGCACCTGTAAATTTCTTTTGGGATAAATGTCAAAAAGGCTCTCCTTTATATGTACATGTAGAATATCCATCATTCAAAGATACGGTTCAACTGATTCATGATGCGGGTGGTATTGCGGTATTGGCACATCCATTTGCGACGTTCTATCAGAAAGAAGCATTATTAGACCTTGCTGTTTCCTATGGTATTGATGGCATTGAGGCATATAGTAATTATCATGAGCCAAAGCATAATCATTATTATGCAGATTACGCAAAAAAACATAATTTATTAATTACCTGTGGCAGTGATTTCCATGGTAAACACAAACCAAGTATTCATATGGGGGATGTTGGAGAAGAAGTAGAGAATGCTGATGAGATACTTCAGAAGTTTTTAGAAGCAATTAAAGTAAATCAATGA
- a CDS encoding zinc metallopeptidase: MRVIQVILILIILFKIVLEVQYHQLKVKLKNIHVDTDMRMCVEENIYNNSEINVIQGKNYAYDMFKKQIVIKDTEVQSLDAYDILIHEYGHCKDLHEKSADYNRFIMLVKTFIPILYVIIFVCICMKYILGIHTKLLLFALVLALVLMIVDLIISINLEWNANKIAIHILQNQSTPVHHQKFLYMAMVIQIIDRFFLILFILLLFKFL, translated from the coding sequence ATGCGTGTTATACAAGTGATATTGATATTGATCATTCTGTTTAAAATCGTGTTGGAAGTTCAATATCATCAATTAAAAGTAAAGCTGAAGAATATACATGTGGATACCGATATGCGAATGTGTGTGGAAGAAAATATTTATAATAATTCAGAGATAAATGTTATACAAGGAAAGAATTATGCTTATGATATGTTTAAGAAACAAATCGTTATAAAGGATACAGAGGTACAATCATTAGATGCATATGATATACTAATACATGAATATGGGCATTGTAAAGATTTACATGAGAAAAGTGCTGATTATAATCGATTTATAATGCTTGTGAAAACATTTATACCTATATTATATGTCATAATTTTTGTTTGTATTTGTATGAAATATATTCTTGGAATTCATACAAAACTGTTGTTATTTGCACTTGTTTTAGCACTGGTGCTTATGATTGTGGATCTGATAATATCTATAAATTTAGAATGGAATGCTAACAAAATCGCAATTCATATTTTACAAAATCAAAGTACACCAGTTCATCATCAAAAGTTTTTATATATGGCAATGGTGATACAAATCATAGACCGATTTTTTCTGATTTTATTTATTTTGTTATTGTTTAAATTTCTATAA
- a CDS encoding site-specific integrase produces the protein MSKKRRDSKNRVLRSGESQRKDGRYAYKYIDTFGNPQFVYAWKLVPTDKTPAGKREDISLREKVKEIQKDLDDGIDTIGKKMTVCQLYAKQIRHRGNVRYNTKNGRKRLMKLLEEDKLGGCPIDSVKLSDAKEWAIRMKEKGISYKTISNDKRSLKAAFYTAIQDDCIRKNPFDFQLNTVIEDDTEPKVPLTPAQEESFLSFAQNDKVYQKYYDELIILLGTGLRISELCGLTDTDINFENRIINVDHQLLRSAETGYYIETPKTKSGIRQIPMSEKVYEAFNRVLKRRRGAKAVTIDGYSNFLFLNRDGYPKTATNYDGMFRGLAKKYNKYHEEALPKVMTPHTLRHTFCTNMANAGMNPKALQYIMGHSNITMTLNYYAHATFDSAKAEMLRIAA, from the coding sequence ATGTCAAAGAAAAGACGTGACAGCAAAAATCGAGTTTTGCGGTCGGGAGAGAGCCAGAGAAAAGACGGAAGATATGCTTACAAATATATAGATACCTTTGGTAATCCGCAGTTTGTGTATGCGTGGAAGTTAGTACCTACGGACAAGACCCCTGCCGGAAAGCGTGAGGATATATCCCTACGAGAAAAGGTAAAAGAGATACAGAAAGACCTTGACGACGGGATAGACACCATAGGCAAGAAAATGACGGTCTGCCAACTTTATGCAAAGCAGATACGCCACCGGGGAAATGTAAGGTACAATACGAAAAACGGACGCAAGCGGCTGATGAAGCTACTGGAAGAAGATAAACTTGGGGGCTGCCCGATTGACAGCGTGAAGCTGTCCGACGCGAAAGAATGGGCAATCCGCATGAAAGAAAAAGGAATTTCCTATAAGACTATCAGTAATGACAAGCGTTCCTTGAAAGCTGCCTTTTACACAGCGATACAGGACGATTGCATAAGGAAAAATCCTTTTGACTTCCAGTTAAACACTGTCATTGAAGATGATACAGAACCAAAGGTTCCGCTAACACCAGCGCAGGAAGAAAGTTTTTTGTCCTTTGCTCAAAATGACAAAGTTTATCAGAAGTATTATGACGAGCTTATTATTTTGCTTGGGACAGGGCTTCGTATCTCTGAACTTTGCGGGCTGACCGATACTGACATTAACTTTGAGAATAGGATAATCAATGTAGACCACCAACTTTTAAGAAGTGCGGAAACAGGATATTACATTGAAACACCAAAAACGAAAAGCGGTATTCGTCAAATTCCAATGAGCGAAAAAGTATATGAAGCATTTAACCGAGTGCTGAAACGGCGCAGGGGTGCAAAAGCTGTTACTATTGACGGTTACAGCAACTTCCTTTTCCTCAACCGGGACGGCTACCCGAAAACAGCTACCAATTATGACGGTATGTTTAGGGGGCTTGCAAAGAAGTACAACAAGTACCATGAGGAAGCTCTACCGAAAGTAATGACACCGCACACCTTACGTCATACGTTCTGTACCAACATGGCAAATGCCGGAATGAACCCGAAAGCATTACAGTACATTATGGGACATTCCAACATTACTATGACGCTGAACTATTACGCACACGCTACTTTCGACAGCGCAAAAGCTGAAATGCTGCGGATAGCAGCTTAG
- a CDS encoding helix-turn-helix domain-containing protein: protein MSNADVPIWEKYTLTIDEAAKYFRIGENKLRKLAEENPAAGWVIMNGNRIQIKRKQFEKMIDTIDTI from the coding sequence ATGAGTAACGCCGACGTGCCTATTTGGGAAAAATACACGCTTACGATAGATGAAGCAGCTAAATACTTCCGTATCGGAGAAAACAAGCTGCGTAAATTAGCCGAGGAAAATCCTGCCGCCGGGTGGGTTATTATGAACGGCAACCGTATTCAAATCAAGCGCAAACAGTTTGAAAAAATGATTGATACCATAGACACAATCTGA
- a CDS encoding helix-turn-helix domain-containing protein yields the protein MTAQISKSEQDERGLLPYPVIIAATKGDPEAMNIVVQHYESYIASLSMRKLRDERGNIYWGIDEDIRDRLRSRLMRAVLSFKV from the coding sequence ATGACTGCACAGATTAGTAAATCAGAACAGGACGAACGCGGCTTGTTGCCTTACCCGGTAATCATAGCCGCTACTAAGGGCGACCCGGAAGCTATGAACATTGTCGTACAGCATTACGAAAGCTACATAGCGTCCCTGTCTATGCGAAAGCTGCGTGATGAGCGCGGAAATATCTATTGGGGCATAGATGAGGATATACGCGACCGCTTGCGTTCGCGTCTTATGCGGGCTGTCCTTTCATTCAAGGTTTGA
- a CDS encoding sigma-70 family RNA polymerase sigma factor, with protein MNEPIRTQWQIRCAFNGFCKLALKREAMNAHRDTKQRQLREVTFSDLSPLEEKQLYVCDEYFADDEAEQSFVVGGKEITAKLLAEALHSLPEEKRETVLLYYFFDMSEREIAKFCNLSRTTVQSRRTSSMKLLKRYLEEKAYDCTD; from the coding sequence ATGAACGAGCCTATTCGTACCCAATGGCAAATCCGTTGTGCTTTTAACGGCTTTTGCAAACTGGCGTTGAAGCGAGAAGCTATGAATGCCCACAGGGACACAAAGCAGCGACAATTACGCGAGGTTACTTTTTCTGACCTGTCGCCACTGGAAGAAAAACAGCTCTACGTCTGCGACGAGTATTTTGCAGATGATGAAGCAGAACAGTCTTTCGTTGTCGGCGGCAAAGAAATTACTGCGAAGCTGCTTGCCGAAGCCCTGCACAGTTTGCCGGAAGAAAAGCGGGAAACCGTACTGCTGTATTATTTCTTTGACATGAGCGAACGCGAGATTGCAAAGTTTTGTAATCTGTCAAGGACAACGGTACAGTCCCGCCGGACAAGCTCAATGAAGCTGTTAAAACGCTATTTGGAGGAAAAAGCCTATGACTGCACAGATTAG
- a CDS encoding sensor histidine kinase, whose product MNKLKILLIYISSNRVWIITLACLDLFFIFLAWLANPDYFINYAALIIFVSFAALAIPLAISIRKRNKADAIFRRFLLEPDDTNEYLLCEAVPAVIRPLICELGKHLRTQQEYINEQKITVTDYEHYVENWVHEIKKPLSLMTLLLDNRKDEMSPLVHTRMLYVRDHTRQDIEQILYFSRLGATHKDYSFESLSILGTCREAVEDNLTLLEEAGFSIEYTENDYQVISDKKGLMFILGQIISNSVKYVGNNLAPRLIFSIADSMNSEQISLSIKDNGTSIPLSDLPFVFDKGFTGDTGSYLSRSTGMGLYLVQKMATDLFITVELKNNSYGGTTVTLTFPKV is encoded by the coding sequence ATGAATAAGTTGAAAATACTTTTAATCTATATTTCCTCTAACCGGGTATGGATTATTACACTTGCCTGTTTGGACTTGTTCTTTATATTTCTTGCTTGGTTGGCTAACCCTGATTATTTTATAAATTATGCTGCATTGATAATTTTTGTGTCATTTGCCGCACTTGCTATTCCTCTTGCTATATCAATCAGAAAACGTAACAAGGCAGACGCTATTTTTCGGCGTTTTCTATTAGAGCCGGACGATACCAACGAATACTTACTGTGTGAAGCTGTTCCCGCTGTAATACGCCCTCTTATCTGTGAATTGGGAAAACATTTGAGGACGCAGCAAGAATATATCAACGAACAGAAAATTACAGTTACAGACTATGAACACTATGTTGAAAATTGGGTGCATGAAATCAAAAAACCACTATCCCTTATGACCTTGCTACTGGATAATCGAAAAGATGAAATGTCCCCTTTGGTTCATACTCGTATGCTTTATGTACGCGACCATACCCGACAGGATATAGAACAAATTCTATACTTTTCAAGGCTTGGGGCTACACATAAGGATTACTCTTTTGAGTCGCTTTCAATTCTTGGAACTTGCCGTGAAGCAGTTGAAGATAATTTAACGCTTCTTGAAGAAGCCGGATTTTCTATTGAATATACCGAAAACGATTATCAAGTGATTTCTGACAAAAAAGGTCTGATGTTCATTTTAGGACAGATAATCAGTAATAGTGTGAAATATGTGGGAAACAACCTTGCCCCACGGCTCATATTTTCCATAGCTGATAGTATGAATAGTGAACAGATTTCTTTATCTATCAAAGACAACGGCACAAGCATACCATTGTCTGACTTACCCTTTGTTTTCGACAAGGGGTTTACCGGAGATACGGGCAGTTACCTTAGTCGTTCTACAGGTATGGGCTTATACCTTGTTCAGAAAATGGCAACTGACTTATTTATCACGGTGGAGCTTAAAAACAATTCATACGGTGGAACAACCGTAACCTTGACGTTTCCAAAAGTGTAA
- a CDS encoding response regulator transcription factor, translating to MGKEADILAKIVVVEDDVYMREELLNLLEKSGYDTIGLSDFENAVSEIAAYFPDLILLDINLPFRSGFEICKELKAKQIGTVLVLTARDKLQDELHALDLGADDYLTKPCNMSRLLARIKNLLRRKEEQVQQGLLDGGGFLLDPNTFTIYVGNSSYLMPPNEGKILLALLKNSPKIVSKKELCIRLWGTEEFIDENALQVNFTRLRKTLREFGLEERIETVRGQGYRLKEQVRL from the coding sequence ATGGGAAAGGAGGCGGACATATTGGCAAAGATAGTTGTGGTTGAAGATGATGTTTATATGCGAGAAGAACTGTTGAACTTATTAGAAAAATCGGGATATGATACGATTGGATTATCGGATTTTGAAAACGCAGTATCAGAAATAGCAGCATATTTTCCCGACTTAATTTTGCTTGACATCAATCTTCCCTTTCGTTCGGGTTTTGAAATATGTAAAGAGTTGAAAGCTAAACAGATTGGTACGGTACTCGTATTGACTGCAAGAGATAAATTGCAGGACGAACTGCACGCATTAGACTTGGGGGCTGATGACTATTTAACAAAACCTTGTAATATGTCACGTTTACTTGCCCGAATTAAAAATCTTCTTCGACGTAAAGAAGAACAGGTACAGCAAGGGTTACTTGATGGAGGTGGTTTTTTACTTGACCCGAATACCTTTACAATTTATGTAGGGAATAGCTCTTACCTTATGCCACCGAACGAAGGAAAAATATTACTTGCTCTCTTGAAAAATAGCCCTAAGATTGTTTCTAAAAAAGAATTATGCATTAGACTATGGGGAACAGAAGAATTTATAGACGAAAATGCATTACAAGTAAATTTTACTCGGCTGCGAAAAACGCTTCGTGAATTTGGTCTTGAAGAACGTATAGAAACAGTGCGCGGTCAAGGCTACCGCTTGAAAGAGCAGGTGCGCTTATGA
- a CDS encoding ABC transporter permease translates to MFFNLTWRNAKRSRSENLIYFLTMITAVAMFYIVLSLGQQDVIRFLSEIESDAVERLLTNLLPTVYLCALLFVFFLVVFANKYQLECRSRELGLYLMFGMTKIKLFIQIMTEGLITSFLALLGGLVCGGFLSEAISLTTARLVGHGIITHQLSFSVSAAIFTSLGFLIIQFVALFVLCGKLFRKELHQLVYGEMAKKQRTGNPYVSFVSFAIGTVILLVAYWIVVEHFMAASGAMLLIAVLLGIIGTILFIRGLARILSIWAASIKHKATRGLYVFTLRQLHENVVNKYISISVASILMMLTIMLITDGSVRIMSYGSELTRGTSVYDFTVMGNDQIVEKYLSNEQIRPYVSNLNRMEIGNIKSTASDGISSPVDWSKFRKQIVQHLPQDVVDPATQEDGMYSFGSDQPAALNLLGLIDTGSSSPYLLPVSSYNRLLDAAGEKQISLGNNEVVYYLNPDFLGNAQDETVTLLNQIAADAQANNEALLSINERPFYLVPSVPMKGLTADENIKIITALIVSDEIYSEFVNSDTCMVYWNFCIPNELVETKGLMLPIMEARDLLKPSGLYYESYLNNFGRQLFYVISGSYTTLYMGFMFLIIACALLALQFLTQMQTTKSRYLTLSILGARREQIKRSINQQVLWYFLLPLILACISGAVGIYAMQLYLYSGAAHLEQSYPLLIAMAVIVVLVMVIYGVAVARTANREIGKLNYKPNS, encoded by the coding sequence ATGTTCTTTAATCTCACATGGCGAAACGCCAAACGGAGCCGTAGCGAAAACCTAATTTATTTTCTGACAATGATAACAGCCGTAGCAATGTTTTATATAGTGCTTTCTCTTGGACAACAGGACGTAATACGTTTTTTAAGTGAAATTGAGAGCGACGCAGTAGAACGGTTGCTTACTAATCTTTTACCGACGGTTTATCTTTGTGCTTTATTATTTGTGTTCTTTCTCGTAGTATTTGCAAACAAATATCAACTTGAATGTCGTAGTCGAGAACTGGGGCTTTATTTGATGTTTGGAATGACAAAGATTAAATTATTTATTCAAATAATGACAGAGGGGCTAATCACGTCGTTTTTAGCTCTTTTAGGAGGGCTTGTATGCGGTGGCTTTTTATCCGAAGCTATAAGTCTTACAACCGCGCGTTTAGTAGGGCATGGTATCATTACACACCAATTAAGTTTTTCTGTAAGTGCCGCTATTTTCACATCGTTAGGCTTCTTGATTATTCAGTTTGTAGCATTGTTTGTTCTATGCGGAAAGCTGTTCCGTAAAGAGCTACATCAACTTGTTTATGGAGAGATGGCGAAAAAGCAACGCACAGGGAATCCATATGTAAGTTTCGTATCGTTTGCTATAGGCACCGTAATTTTGCTTGTCGCGTACTGGATTGTTGTAGAGCATTTTATGGCTGCGAGTGGGGCAATGCTGCTTATTGCCGTTTTACTTGGAATTATCGGAACAATTCTATTTATTCGAGGACTTGCAAGAATTTTGAGTATATGGGCAGCTTCTATAAAACACAAAGCCACAAGAGGACTTTATGTATTTACTTTACGGCAGTTGCATGAAAATGTCGTTAATAAATATATTTCAATCAGCGTAGCGTCCATTCTGATGATGCTTACTATTATGTTAATTACCGACGGCTCAGTGCGCATAATGTCATATGGAAGTGAATTGACACGAGGTACTTCTGTTTATGACTTTACTGTAATGGGCAACGACCAAATTGTTGAGAAGTATCTTTCCAACGAACAAATTCGTCCTTATGTATCAAATCTGAACCGTATGGAAATAGGAAATATAAAATCCACTGCTTCGGATGGGATAAGTTCTCCTGTTGATTGGTCGAAATTTAGGAAACAAATCGTGCAGCATTTACCTCAAGATGTAGTAGACCCTGCCACACAAGAAGATGGTATGTATAGTTTTGGCTCCGACCAACCTGCTGCCTTAAACCTTTTAGGTCTTATTGATACTGGTAGTTCTTCTCCTTATTTGCTTCCTGTATCTTCCTATAATCGGTTATTGGATGCCGCGGGAGAAAAACAGATTAGCCTTGGGAACAATGAAGTTGTCTATTATCTCAACCCAGATTTTTTAGGTAATGCTCAAGATGAAACGGTTACACTGTTAAATCAAATTGCAGCAGACGCACAGGCGAATAATGAAGCGTTGCTTTCTATCAACGAAAGACCATTTTATCTTGTTCCCTCTGTACCGATGAAAGGGTTGACCGCAGATGAAAATATCAAGATTATAACTGCATTGATTGTTTCAGATGAGATATATTCAGAATTTGTAAATTCAGACACTTGTATGGTTTATTGGAACTTTTGTATTCCTAATGAACTTGTTGAAACAAAAGGTTTAATGTTACCGATTATGGAAGCTCGTGATTTGTTAAAACCATCTGGTCTATATTACGAAAGCTATCTTAATAATTTTGGGCGACAATTATTTTATGTTATTTCCGGAAGTTATACAACACTATACATGGGATTTATGTTTTTGATTATTGCGTGTGCATTACTTGCCCTGCAATTCTTGACGCAAATGCAAACTACAAAATCAAGGTATCTAACACTCTCTATTTTAGGAGCACGACGTGAACAAATTAAGCGTTCTATCAACCAACAAGTATTATGGTATTTCCTGCTTCCTCTTATATTAGCGTGTATCAGCGGAGCAGTAGGGATATATGCCATGCAGCTATATTTATATTCAGGAGCGGCACACCTTGAACAGTCCTATCCTCTTTTAATTGCTATGGCTGTTATTGTTGTTCTTGTTATGGTAATTTACGGTGTGGCTGTTGCTCGAACAGCTAATCGTGAAATAGGAAAGCTCAATTACAAGCCCAATTCTTAA
- a CDS encoding ABC transporter ATP-binding protein: MNDTKKLLEVRDLHKAYSKEGVPTKALNGITFDVLNGEYLGIMGASGSGKTTLLNCIATVIKPTSGQILLSGANISSFDGTKLAEYRGNKIGYLFQDFALLDNLTGKENIILPLSIHNIDIVTAEKKLKDIADFLGITDVLSKFPSQMSGGQKQRVAAARSLISDPDIILADEPTGALDTKSARLLMEKLQEINLRRGRTILMVTHDPNAASFCSRILFIQDGVIFHELRRKIPNETQEDFYARILQVMAQMGGGSANVL; this comes from the coding sequence ATGAATGATACAAAAAAACTATTAGAAGTACGCGACTTGCACAAAGCATATTCCAAAGAGGGGGTTCCAACAAAAGCACTAAACGGAATTACCTTTGATGTTCTGAATGGCGAATATTTGGGAATTATGGGAGCCAGCGGTTCTGGAAAAACAACATTGTTGAATTGTATTGCTACGGTCATTAAACCAACCTCTGGACAAATTTTACTTTCAGGTGCCAATATAAGCTCTTTTGATGGCACGAAGTTGGCTGAATATCGTGGCAACAAGATTGGTTATCTATTTCAAGATTTTGCTTTACTTGATAATCTAACTGGTAAAGAAAATATTATATTGCCTTTATCAATTCATAATATTGACATTGTTACAGCGGAAAAAAAGCTAAAAGATATAGCAGATTTTCTTGGAATTACAGACGTTCTTTCTAAATTTCCGTCACAAATGTCGGGCGGTCAAAAACAACGCGTAGCTGCTGCACGTAGTTTGATTTCTGACCCCGATATTATTTTGGCTGATGAACCTACAGGTGCATTAGATACAAAATCAGCACGTTTACTCATGGAGAAGTTACAGGAAATCAATCTTAGGCGTGGACGCACAATCCTAATGGTCACGCATGACCCTAACGCCGCGAGTTTCTGTTCTCGTATTTTGTTCATTCAAGACGGTGTTATTTTCCATGAGTTACGTCGTAAAATTCCAAATGAAACACAGGAAGATTTTTATGCACGTATTTTACAAGTGATGGCTCAAATGGGGGGAGGAAGTGCAAATGTTCTTTAA
- a CDS encoding helix-turn-helix domain-containing protein → MEYMSCPEAAKKWGISERRVQILCSENRIPGVSKLGYMWLIPKNAEKPFDMRKKQHKMQIQ, encoded by the coding sequence ATGGAATATATGTCTTGTCCCGAAGCGGCAAAGAAATGGGGAATTTCTGAAAGACGAGTACAGATACTTTGTAGCGAAAATCGCATACCGGGCGTTTCAAAACTGGGGTATATGTGGCTGATACCAAAAAACGCGGAAAAACCTTTTGATATGAGAAAGAAACAACATAAAATGCAGATACAATAA
- a CDS encoding helix-turn-helix transcriptional regulator yields MTMKQNKEKFDFKAFGQAIKAARKAKGISRNQLADTLNIAPRYIASIENSGQHPSLQILYELVTLLDVSVDQFFFPEREQEKSTRRRQLDTMLDGMSEKDLKILSATAKGIEEANNDETGE; encoded by the coding sequence ATGACTATGAAGCAGAACAAAGAAAAATTTGATTTTAAGGCTTTCGGGCAAGCCATTAAAGCAGCAAGAAAAGCAAAGGGAATATCACGCAATCAGTTAGCCGATACGCTGAATATTGCGCCCCGATATATCGCGTCCATTGAGAACAGCGGGCAGCACCCAAGTTTACAGATTTTATATGAGCTTGTAACCCTGCTTGATGTATCAGTAGACCAGTTCTTTTTCCCGGAACGGGAACAGGAGAAATCCACGCGCCGCCGTCAGCTCGATACTATGCTTGACGGTATGAGCGAAAAAGATTTGAAAATCCTGTCTGCTACTGCAAAAGGAATAGAGGAAGCCAACAACGACGAAACGGGGGAATAA
- the mobC gene encoding plasmid mobilization relaxosome protein MobC: protein MNGRKRKIQIKFYVTEEERALIEQKMKLVPTRNMAAYLRKIAIDGYIIQTDHSDIKGMTAEIQKIGVNINQIAKRVNATGSVYQEDIEEIKGVLAEIWRLQRLSLLKAR from the coding sequence ATGAACGGACGCAAAAGAAAAATACAAATCAAATTCTATGTAACAGAGGAAGAAAGGGCATTGATTGAACAGAAAATGAAGCTTGTCCCTACCCGGAACATGGCGGCGTATCTTCGCAAGATTGCCATTGACGGGTATATCATTCAGACAGACCATAGCGATATAAAAGGCATGACAGCAGAGATACAGAAAATCGGGGTCAACATCAATCAGATTGCAAAGCGTGTCAATGCGACAGGCAGCGTTTACCAAGAGGACATAGAGGAAATAAAGGGGGTGCTTGCGGAGATATGGCGGTTACAAAGATTAAGCCTATTAAAAGCACGTTGA